The genomic stretch TATACTGGTTATATACGGGTTATATACGGGTTATATACGGGTTATATACGGGTTATATACTGGTTATATACGGGTTATATACGGGTTATATACTGGTTATATACGGGTTATATACGGGTTATATACGGGTTATATACGGGTTATATACGGGTTATATACTGGTTATATACGGGTTATATACGGGTTATATACGGGTTATATACGGGTTATATACTGGTTATATACGGGTTATATACGGGTTATATACGGGTTATATACGGGTTATATACGGGTTATATACGGGTTATATACGGGTTATATACTGGTTATATACGGGTTATATACGGGTTATATACGGGTTATATACAGGTTATATACGGGTTATATACTGGTTATATACGGGCTATATACAGGTTATATACGGGTTATATACTGGTTATATACGGGTTATATACGGGTTATATACGGGTTATATACGGGTTATATACGGGTTATATACTGGTTATATACGGGTTATATACTGGTTATATACGGGTTATATACAGGTTATATACAGGTTATATACGGGTTATATACTGGTTATATACGGGTTATATACGGGTTATATACGGGTTATATACAGGTTATATACGGGTTATATACTGGTTATATACGGGTTATATACTGGTTATATACGGGTTATATACGGGTTATATACGGGTTATATACGGGTTATATACTGGTTATATACGGGCTATATACAGGTTATATACGGGTTATATACTGGTTATATACGGGTTATATACGGGTTATATACGGGTTATATACGGGTTATATACTGGTTATATACGGGTTATATACTGGTTATATACGGGTTATATACAGGTTATATACAGGTTATATACGGGTTATATACTGGTTATATACGGGTTATATACGGGTTATATACGGGTTATATACGGGTTATATACTGGTTATATACGGGTTATATACGGGTTATATACGGGTTATATACAGGTTATATACGGGTTATATACTGGTTATATACGGGCTATATACGGGTTATATACGGGTTATATACTGGTTATATACGGGTTATATACGGGTTATATACGGGTTATATATGGGTTATATACGGGTTATATACGGGTTATATACGGGTTATATACGGGTTATATACAGGTTATATACAGGTTATATACGGGTTATATACTGGTTATATAcgggttatatactgtagatgtatAAGAGAAATATGAAGGTCTGAACCTGGTGATTTCTTTAATGACAGCCTTCAGCAGAGGCATGGACGCTACATCAGCTGCTGTCGGGATTCTTCTGTCTCCCAGAACCTTCATGATTTCTGACCTCAGTGATCTCTGGATCTCAGGATGGCGGGAAAGTTCATAGAGAGACCAGGACAGTGTGCTGGAGATCTGAGTGATGGAACAGCAAAGTGATgaagtcagtgtgtgttagacagCTGATGTAACTGCAGTaatcattcaaataaataatcctCACCGTATCGACTCCGGCCAGCAGCAACTCCGTCACATTACTGTACACAGACTTCATCGGCATTCCAGCTCGAGACAGGAAGTAAGTCAGATATCGTCCCTCCACTTCCTCTCCACGTGCCAGCTTCTGCTCTTCCTCTTTAAGGCGGTGATCGATATGACCCTTCGCTGTGGAAGAGGAAATGCAGTCACTTACGTGTTAATGTTGTGATCGGCTCAATGCCGGAGACTTTAAATCAAACTGATGTTCCTCACTCAAACTTTTCACTACACTCACCGAACTGGAACATGTAATCCCAGCACTGACAGAACGTTCGCCACGGTTTGGGGAAAAGACGATGGAGCCATGCCGGCATTGCCATGGTGAGCAGCGTCATCACAAACATTGTGTTAATGGACTGGATAAAACGTTCGGTTTCCACGGGAACCACTGCATCTAAACAGCCAATCCTGGACTCGAACAGTACCGCCGAAATtcctgaaagacagagagagagagagagagagagagagagagagagagagagagagagagagacagcgagagagagacagagagagagacagcgagagagagacagagacacagagagagagacagagacagagagacagagagagagacagagagagagacagagagacagagagagagacagagagacagacagagagacagacagagagacagagagagagacagcgagagagagacagagagagagacagagagacagagagagagacagagagacagacagagagacagacagagagacagagagagacaggtacattttacagtatatgtatgaTGTGGGTCAACATATTCttaatttaatctcagtttgtgtgtgtgtgtgtgtgtgtgtgtgtgtgtgtgtgtgtgtgtgtgtgtgtgtgtgtgtgtgtgtgtgtgtgtatctctgtgtgtgtgtgtgtgtgtgtgtgtgtgtgtgtgtgtgtgtgtgtgtatctctgtgtgtgtgtgtatgtctgtgtgtgcgtgtgtgtgtgtgtgtgtgtgtgtgtgtgtgtgtgtgtgtgtgtgtgtgtgtgtgtgtaccttcaAGGCCGAAGCGGTAGAACTCTGCTGCGATGTCATTAACGACACCATGATgatgttgtttgtgtagtttgagTTTAGTGATCAGATCCGTCactactgtgttcagtgtgctgTCGTACACCTCCACTGATTTGGGACGCAGCATGTGCTTGGAGAGAAGACTGCGAACTTTCTGCCACTCCTCCCCCTCACTgaccacacccacaacacaaccCACCGTAAGTCACCAATAAAGCCtttctatctatatctataactTTTATTGgtaaaatttgtgtgtgtgaatgtgtgtgtgtgtgtgtgtgtgtgtgtgtgtgtgtgtgtgtgtgtgtgtacttacgcGGTCAGTAGGCCGTATCCGTGTCCTCTGTGTTTCCTGTAGTCCTTCCAGGAGGAAATGTCAGACCTCATGGGCGTGTGTCCTTCCTGTCTGAGCACCTGCTCTATGAGCTCCGGTTCTGCGACGTGTACTGTCAGAACCGGGCCGAAACTCGCCTTCCACATCGACCCAAACCGCCGCCGACCATCcagctgtaaataaacacacagccacTGTAGTGCACATTTTAGCCAATAACACACagattttgtatttaaacataacACTTCacgttcaggtgtgtgtgtgtgtgtgtgtgtgtgtgtgtgtgtgtgtgtgtgtgtgtgtgtgtgtgtgtgtgtgtgaatgttcacCTGCAGTTCGTGCAGTCTGGACAGTCCTCGGTTTGCCAGCAGATCCCAGATGAACCTGACAGCTGATGGTCCGGGCATCTGATCCAGAGTCCTCACCTCTGCCACAGGCTCTGCCCACTTGATCATCGGGGCCACGCCCCTCCATGACACACGCATCACCTGCTGCAGCATTTTAACACTCTGTACTCACacttcacacatatacacacacacactgtctctgaTGGAATGAGTGTATCCCCCACACACTGTTGCTCCTAATTTataacacccacacacatcttACTCACAGAAAGTGGGTGGAGTTTGACCGGAGGTGTGGCCAATCAGAATTTAGGACTCCAGCAAACCCCTGAATTCTCAGCACGTGGTTGGGCTTCTAATGAAACTCAATCGAAAAAATACATAGaaatgagacagaaacacaaatgAACGTCTGCACTGCTGGGATTTATTACATTAACAAGAAATGTCtattacattttacagtgtttaatgtgttacattttattaaagtatTAGCAGACTGtgcagcacacatacacacatacacacacacacacacacacacacacacacacacacatacacacacatactcacacacacacacatacacacacacatacacacaaacacacacatacacacacacacacacacacacaaacacacaaacacatacacacacatacacacacacacatacacacacacatacacacatacacacacacacacacacacacacacacacacacacacacacacacacacacacacatgctgacctGGATCTTTGGAATTTGCATAAAATGAATCTATAaatcaatattgtgtgtgtgtgtgtgtgtgtgtgtgtgtgtgtgtgtgtgtgtgtgtgtgtgtgtgtgtgtgtgtgtgtttctggatgAACTTTATCAGCTGTGAGAAGTGTTAAAGTTGGAGATCTGTGTAAAGTGCAgaattcactgtgtgtgttcaggttaaAGAGTCATATGAAATTGCTGATTAGAAGAGAGCGGtgtcattacatcattacacagctccttaagtgcacacacacacacacacacacacacacacacacatacacacactcacacacacacacacacatacacacactcacacacacacacacgcacacacatacacacacacacacacacacacacacacacacacgcacacacatacacacacacacacacacacacacacatatacgcacacacacaaacacacacacacagacacacagacacacacacatacacacacatacacacacacacacacatgcgcacacacacacacacacacacacacacacacacacacacacacacacacacacacacacacacacacacacacactaaacaagcAGACATAACGATCTGCAGTCACATTACATGATTGTAACTGTATTATTTTACTGATGCTCTGAGATAAAGCTGGAGTTGGaccaacactgtgtgtgtgtgtgtgtgtgtgtgtgtgtgtgtgtgtgtgtgcgtgcgtgtgtatgtgtgtgtgtgtgttcagtgtagaaaTATAATCAGTACTAAGAACTCAGCCGTGTCCCAGTCGGACTTTTAGATTTCACAGAAATGCAGGAAGCAGAAAGTGGAGTGATGGAAGGACGTGGCATAAGCGTTCAGCACGTACACGTCTGCTATCATCACATGACCTCATTAGCATATTTACATATCACCACATTTACATATTATACTAATACTGTGTCCTCATTATGACCCAGTATACTCATGTTTCTTATCTTATGGTCATTACTGATATTTATAATCCTCCTCTTATGGTCATTACTGATATTTATAATCCTCCTCTCAgtctttataatgatttataatcccactctctgtgtttataatgatttataatcccactctctgtgtttataatgatctataatcccactctcagtgtttataatgatttataatcccactctcagtctttataaagatttataatcccactctctgtgtttataatgatttataatcccactctcagtctttataatgatttataatcccactctctgtgtttataattatttataatcccactctcattgtttataatgatttataatcccactctcattgtttataatgatttataatcccactctcagtgtttataatggtttattatcccactctcagtgtttataatgatttataatcccactctcagtgttcataataatttataatcccactcttattgtttataatgatttataatcccactctcagtgtttataatgatttataatcccactctcattgtttataatgatttataatcccactctcagtgtttataatggtttattatcccactctcagtgtttataatgatttataatcccactctcagtgttcataataatttataatcccactcttattgtttataatgatttataatcccactctcagtgtttataatgatttataatcccactctatggtgtttataatgatttataatcccactttcagtgtttataatgatttataatcccacttttaacgttaataatgatttataattcaactctttggtgtttttaatgatttataattcatCTCTCAggtgtttattatgatttataatcccactttcagtgtttttaatgatttataatcccacttttagtgttcataatgatttataattcaactctttggtgtttttaatgatttataatcccaatctaaatgtttataatgatttataatcccactctcaatgTTAAttgtgatttataatcccacttttagtgtttataattGTCAGGGAGCACCCTGCTACGTCTCCCGTGCACGCCCCGCCCACTAGGAGCTCCTCACCAGCAtactaaccacacacacctgacactcatctacacactcatTTCACTGCCTATACAAACACTCACgtcactcactctccctgtccTTTATTATCGGTATTGCTTCCGGAGTTACGCCGAGTGGATTACTCATTTACCCATTAGGCTCTCCTCCCCTGATCCGGAACCAATGCAGCTGGGTTCGCAGAGGTTGTCCCGTAGGGAGAGGAATGGCCGTCTGGCAGCTGGAAGATGCCTGTATTGTGGGAGACCAGGCCACTCTCTCTCGAGATGCCCTACTAGTCCTTCATGTCCTGAGGTGAGTACAGTCAAGCTCCCAGCCGACATCTTGCCTCTATCAAAACTCACCATAACCCTCATAACCcccgctctctctatctctgtgtgtgctcTAGTCGACTCCGGCTCAGCAGGGAACTTCATCTCCCAGGCCTGCCTCGACTGCGTACTGCTCCCCAGAGAGAGGAGCCCCCAGGACCTAGCGGTCCAAACCATCCAGGGGTGTCCACTGAGCCAGGGTTGGGTGAAGCACTGTGCACCGATCATCACGCTGCAGGTGAGATTATTTCTTCAGGCTTCGTCCCTGTATCGACTACAGGCAGCTGAACACTCAGGTCGTTCCTCTCCCTTACCCCCTCACGCTGGTCCCATCTGCACTGGAGGACCTAAGGGAGGCGATTGTGTTCACAAAGCTCGATCAGAAAGGGAGACGAGTGGAAGACCGCCTTCATTAAGCCGTCGGGCCACTAACAGTACCAGGTCATGCTGTACGGCTTTTCCATCTCTCCAGCAGTCTTCCAGGGCTTCATGAATGAGGGGTTTCTGCCCTACCTCCAGAGGTACGCCATGGTATACATTGATGACATCCTTATCTACTCAAGGAACCTTTAGGAGCACCGGAGGTACTGCGCTCCCACTGGCTATACCTCAACGGCTCCAAATGCGAATTCCACCACTCTAAGATCCACTTCCTGGGGTATGTCATCAGAGCGGAGTGCATGCAGATGGATGAGGGGAAGGTAAAAGCCGTAAGGGACTGGCCGGTCCCTGAGTCTGTCAAGGAGTTCCAATGATTCCTGAGCTTCGCCAACTTCTACCGCCGGTTCATCCAAGGGTACAGCCAAGTCACCTGCTCCCCTCACTTCTCTTCTCTGGGGGAAGGTGAAGACCCTGAGATGGACCCCAGAGACCCAGGGGGCCTTTTCCAAGCTCTGCCAATGCTTCTGTCAGGCTCCAGTGCTGCGCCATCCGGATCCTCGGAGGCCGTTTGTGATGGAGGTGGATGCTTCCTCGACCAGCGTCGGCGCCGCTCTCTTGCAGTGGTCAGGAACCCCTCGATGGCTACACCCCTGTGCCTTCTACTCTCACAAGCTCTCCGTCGCTGAACGTAACTACGACATCGGCAACCGGGAGCTCCTGGCCATCAAACTGGCCCTCGAGGAGTGGAGACACTGGCTGGAGGGGGCCGAGCTCCCGTTTATGGTGGTCACAGACCACAAGAACCTGCAGTACCTGCGGTAGGCCTGGAGGCTCAACCCCAGACAGCCTCTTTTTTTCGGTTCCTCTTCCACATCACATACGGGCCGGAGCACAAAACAGC from Tachysurus fulvidraco isolate hzauxx_2018 chromosome 2, HZAU_PFXX_2.0, whole genome shotgun sequence encodes the following:
- the LOC113639045 gene encoding 25-hydroxyvitamin D-1 alpha hydroxylase, mitochondrial; translation: MLQQVMRVSWRGVAPMIKWAEPVAEVRTLDQMPGPSAVRFIWDLLANRGLSRLHELQLDGRRRFGSMWKASFGPVLTVHVAEPELIEQVLRQEGHTPMRSDISSWKDYRKHRGHGYGLLTAEGEEWQKVRSLLSKHMLRPKSVEVYDSTLNTVVTDLITKLKLHKQHHHGVVNDIAAEFYRFGLEGISAVLFESRIGCLDAVVPVETERFIQSINTMFVMTLLTMAMPAWLHRLFPKPWRTFCQCWDYMFQFAKGHIDHRLKEEEQKLARGEEVEGRYLTYFLSRAGMPMKSVYSNVTELLLAGVDTISSTLSWSLYELSRHPEIQRSLRSEIMKVLGDRRIPTAADVASMPLLKAVIKEITRLYPVIPANARVITDRSITVGGYIIPKKTLITLCHYATSRDPAQFSNPNSFIPQRWLSRDEGNHPYSSVPFGVGKRSCVGRRIAELELYLALSRILLHFDVKPDPSGRVVQPMTRTLLVPDREINLQFIER